Proteins from a genomic interval of Arachis hypogaea cultivar Tifrunner chromosome 10, arahy.Tifrunner.gnm2.J5K5, whole genome shotgun sequence:
- the LOC112715784 gene encoding two-component response regulator ARR17, giving the protein MASTGSSSSSWSSSNWVMENAATPHVLAVDDNLIDRKLVEKLLRNSSCKVTTAENGPRALEFLGLTDSEQNAMNGRSKVNLVITDYCMPGMTGYELLKKIKESSSMKEVPVVIMSSENIPTRINQCLEEGAQMFMLKPLKQSDVKKLTCQLMN; this is encoded by the exons ATGGCTTCTACTGGTTCATCTTCTTCCTCATGGTCTTCTTCAAATTGGGTCATGGAAAATGCTGCTACCCCACATGTTCTTGCTGTTGATGATAACCTCATTGATCGCAAGCTCGTTGAGAAGCTCCTTAGGAACTCTTCTTGCAAAG TTACAACTGCAGAAAATGGGCCAAGGGCATTGGAGTTCTTGGGCTTGACCGATAGTGAGCAGAACGCCATGAATGGA AGGTCCAAAGTTAATTTGGTTATCACAGACTATTGCATGCCAGGGATGACAGGCTATGAGCTACTTAAGAAAATCAAG GAATCATCTAGCATGAAGGAGGTTCCGGTAGTGATCATGTCATCGGAGAACATACCAACACGGATTAACCA GTGTTTGGAAGAAGGAGCTCAAATGTTCATGTTAAAGCCCCTCAAACAATCTGATGTGAAAAAACTGACATGTCAGTTAATGAATTAG